The DNA region ttctTCAACGAAGAAGTGTGCGACAACCAGGACTTTTCCCAGAGCTGGCTGCCTGGCCAAACAAGCAACAAACAACTGGGGAGTGCAAAATAATACAAGAGACATAACTACTTCGCTGCATCATTTCAAGATGTGCTctcaggttgctagtgctggaattCTAGGCTAACTGTTGCTTAAATATCCTGTGTACAACTTTATCTTGAGGTTCCACAATCTTgccgtctactgaccaaaatctgaagtatttccaaacggggttttttttttttttggatttcccGGAGTCCAATTCCCTCTCTGTGGCCgagttgggttgtgaactctctgccagCATTACCACATGGTTGCTGTTGAATTATTTGCTCATTTTAGCTTGACCTACTTCCACTTTTCAATCAATGAAAGTGACATTGTGTGACTCCTGTccgtcatgcagtgcattcagtttAGCGGCCCAGGCTCACACAAGAGCTTGCGAGGCAAACAGCCTCTGTAGTGCTTCTTATATTTTCTCcccaaaaagaaatattaattttcacaatcaactatttttttttttttttaaaaacaatctgaCCGTGTAATTAAATGTAGTATATTCGTTGACCGCCCTACGGTCCGTACTCATAATATATGTAGTAAAGACTTTAAGAAAAAGCATTAAGTATATTAAGCATATAGCATATTAACACACAATTATTGTGTTATGaccaaaaaccttttttgtgaGGTCAGaatgaccttgacctttgatcaccaaaatctaatcagttcatccctgAGTCCAAGTGACTGACTGTGCCAAAGTTGAAGAAATTTCCCCTAAACATTCCTGAAATATCccgttcacaagaatgggacagacggacagacaacCCGGAAAACATAGTGCCTCCGGCCACGGCTGTCACAGGCACAGAGGCATAACAACAGTTTTCTACTGACGTGCATACATGTTAGTATGGTTACCCAATCCTTTATATAAATGTTTCTTATACTTTAATGTCCCATCCTGAAGAGTTCACAATCATCATATGGATTTATTGTTAGTTCAGCTTTTAAATCCATATCAATCATATATTTACTATCAGAAATTACTATTTGGTCCGTTTGCTTTCAGACCATAAACAAAGTGGACTGAAACCCTCCTTTTCAAATGGACTCAGCCCAGTTCTCTGGTCCACATCAGAGTTCAACTGACAGCTTTCACAACAGCAGCTTTGAACAAATGGCACTACATGGGCAAACACAGAGTTAGTTTTGACCACAGCAAACAGATTAGGCGGGAAAGTACCCTGAGAACTCCCCACCATAATCCTGCTAACAGGACAGAGTTTATTTAGACTATCCAGATCAAATGGGATTTGGagattgttttttaaagtaaaaaaaaaaaaaaaaatgttagctgTACTCCAGATATTCTCACTGTATAAACTGTCGTTATTAGGGTTTGGCTGTTGGACGATGCCATTATCCATCGCCGATCAGTCATCAAGACGTTGAGTCCAGCACCCCCCCCAACTGCCAAAAGAGGCTGAGGAAAGCAGACCAGGAGGAGAGGTGAAGACGGAGAGAGTGAtaacaggaggagaaagagagaagagctgGTCTTACATGTCTTCAGGTGTCCAGTGCAACAGGACCTTTACTTTCCCAGAGTCCTCTTTCCTCCTGGCTATtacctgaaacacaaaacacacacacacacagacatgaaagtaaTGTCAGCTCTTATCCCCTCCACTGCTTTTACGAAAGctaagaaaaatgtaatgattcAGGTCCTAATCAACTTGGCACCGATTATAAACACACCCATCAGTGACTCCTTGGTCAGGAATCACTGTTCATATTCTCTCTGACCCAACAGCTGTTCAAGCTAAAATCGAATGATATATGTTCTACAGAATTCAGGGACTGGGTTTGGGTGTGCCCGTGCGCGTGAGAGCCTACCGTGCTGTGGAAGACCACGCTGTGTCCATTACCCAGGCTCTCGATGTGTGTTGCCAGGTTGAGGCAGATGGCTCGATGACGAATAGCGTCCATGGTCTGAGCATCAAAGAAGTCATGAGGTCGggctggaaataaaaataaataaataaaattttatatacacacacacacacacacacacacacatatacacaaatatatatacacacacacacagacacacacacagagtgtacAATGccacattttcacactgttCTAAACACAaacttagtgtgtgtgtgtgtgtattgttcaTACGGAGCGAGCGCCTGTGTTTGTTCTTGAGCTTCCTCCTCTTGTTAAGGCCGGCCTTGGATGGAGACTCCTCCTTCACTTTGCCCTGATTGGACACTTTGGATGAACTCTGCGAGCTGAAGTGAGTGGGGACGTGACGTGCCAGCCCCCCCTGAGATGCAAAGGTGGCGTTGCAGCCCCCTACTACACACTGCAGGAAAACAGAAGATTTATAGTTTCAGTTAACCAAGGCGATGCAGACAGTAATTTCAGGTCCACAGTATTACACGTGTATATTTCTCCAATCTGGTTCATGACGGACTGATTTGACCGGTGTGATGTAATTGTAATAAAGTGGACTTGGGCTGGTAGATGAGATGTGTGCTGTCACCTTGAATGGTTTGTCCCCGCTGTGGGTCAGCATGTGTCTCTGCAGCCAGCTCTGACTGGTTGATGGTGTGTTGTACACTTTACAGCCcttccacaaacacacaaacacctgtgCGGAACATACACAAGCAAGCACGCACAAATAGTCAATACACAGAAAGACAGGTAGTACTAGTAGTTTTCCAAAATTATATAACTTTTCGAAAAAGCTTGATGTGTATTATTCAGACAAGTGGCCTTTGGTCCACCACCCATAGCGGTCTGGAGTTCTCCTCCCTTTTCCACAGCAGCAACTTAACCGAATGTAACAACGTGTATCcggttctgcttttgtttccaatTTTCTCCACCTGCTTTGGGGACGACTTCTGGGAACTGATCAGCAGGTGATACTAAAATGCAAGTTCTAGGTACTTTCAGAGGAGGAGGCAGTGTTATCTATTGTGATTGGTCAAGCAAATGTAATGTCAAATAACAAGGATGactacaacaaaaacataaacagtgtCCACCATTTTACTACTGAAGtcctttctaaaaaaaaacaaaaaacaattgagAACACTTGCTAGACCAACCAAGGCCCTTATTATTTGCGTGGAAGAGTCCATCCTGAAGGAACTGGGGTCAGTGTTTAGAAACCAAAAGATTTCTCAGCATCTGGCAAAAATGGGGTTACAACACAGCCAGACAGAGCAGGCAAAACATCAATCATATGAAATacaattattaaaaaaggaTCCGGATTCCAAATTATATggagaaatattaaaaaattatcaGTACCTTAGCATATGGGGGGAAAATAAAGGATGTGCTACACAGCTTGGACAACTTTCTAAAAATACCATATAGGCCTGAATACATGACAGTATTTTTTCTGGATATTATGTTTGAAAAAGCAGTGGTTTTACTATGTTCAAGGATTAGATGGTTACATACTATCACACAATgtgatattgtttttaaatagaaaGAGTGTCTCCCACAGAGTGTGTTGCATTATAGGTTATTTGTAGCCTTCATGTTGCTAGGCTGCCAAATGTCTTCAGGTCTGCTGacagtgagtctttcagagtaAGTTAGCTCTGCAAGGGTTTTCAGTAGTCCAGTTTAACCTACAGGAGTTTCTGACGGCTGGTGTAACATGTTTTGCCACCAGGGGGAATAAATTCATGATGAGTAAATGAGTCCAAAGCATCTCCTGAAATCTTTACCGCAGAAACACTCCAGGGACTGAAGCTGAATCTGTCACGCAGCCAAGAAATGCGGGTGTCACCGATGAGGAATTAAAAGAGACACTGTAAATGCTAACTGTCAGAGGACATCATATCCACAGCTTCCAAGAACCTGACACTGACAGACAAGCTACACAAATGTGCAATTTACATGACGCTTTAATGGAAGGACTTCCTGTTACGTATTATTAGGGTTAATATGGAAGATTTCTTATCTGTTCAATTACTCAATCTGGAATAGGGCTTATTACATGACAACTCAATCTAAATAATGAGAGAATCAACATctgcaccaaacagcaaattaaaatggACTAGTGAATAGATAGTACTGTTGGTCCCACTGTTGAACTTTAATGACACATATCTAAAATACAGTAGAAACCAACCTTGACCAAAGCCTCACAAAAGGTCTCAAAAATTCTGGAAATTAGTTGGCAAGTTTCTGTTCCTGTGTTTCACCAGTGAGCTTCCATTCTCTGAACAGTTAGTTACTAACTGCAGTCTTGTTTTGGTTTACTAGCCAAAGCTGACTCTCAAATGCTCactgtgcatttatttctaCGGAACTCTGCATTTTGTGGTTGGATCAGATTATGTTCTCACTGTAACTGCTGCTTTCTTCAAGAAGGACTcacacatgcattttaaaaggaaagtgCCTTCACCtttctaaataaaattaattacattaagaCGCCCTTGGGAGCAGCACACCCATACAGTAGCCTGACAGTAAGACACTgacccctcctctctgtccgtCCACATGTGTGGCTCTGATGTGTTCTGCCAGGTCGGGGCTGCTGGGGAACAGCAGCTGGCAGTGATCCCAGCAGCATGTGTAGCTCAGAGACTTGCCCCCCGCTGGCACAAGGCTGCTCCCAGACACCGCACCCCCGCTGTGCCCGTTGAGCATGGCTGGGGTGGAGCGACCACTGGACGCTGTGCTCTCCATGTCCATCAGGGTGCTGCTGATACTGGAGCGTgcccatgtacacacacacaaacatacaaacaaaaagagaagacaaaaagataAGACAATAATACAAATAGtcctgacaaaataaaatcacaaatacaCAAGTAAACTCCAGGAAATAAGAAGGAAGCTGTCGCTGCAGAAAAATATCAACttacagaacatacagtatatcatctGACTGAAGCCAAATGCAGATTACAAGGCTTCTCAGAAGCAGATGCTGTCCTGCTCACACAACAAGACACTTTTTGTCCCAGACTGTTATGTTAACATGATTGTGCACAAACTACACAATTGATCCCAGACCGGGTGTATTTACTGCAATATCATTCCACTGGGAGAAATCCAAGTGCTGGATTGCATTACTGCGATTTTAGAAGAAAATCATGCAGGAGGTCACTGTGGGCCAGACTGTGGCAGTTGCGGGTGTAAATTTGATGTATTCTTTCCCAGACATGGGGTGTATACATCAAGCAAAAAAGCAGGTGTAAAAATAGCACAGAATGGACATACACAAGCCACAAGGAAGGTTGTGGttgagagaagaaaagggaattAACCTTTAATCTACAGGAATATCAATATCATCAGACATAAAGGGAGCATACAACAATTATTACCTAGAGATCAAAATACTTAACCAAAATAactaaactaataaaaaaaaaaaaaaaaaataaaaaccaattcTTAGAAagaattaggaaaaaaaaaatcattcaatgTCATCAGTCTGatagaaaaagcaaacagatggCAGGGagttgtagtttgttttgtgATAAACTAATTGGAACTTGACATTCAAATAACATATCACTGCAGGTGGCAACtgacttaatttttttattataattttatttttattttttttttttaaaacaaaagaaatttttCTGAGACAGGCAAATTGTGGAAAGAGTCCTGCCAGAAGAAAAGTTCACCAAAAGGAGTGTTTAAGCACAGTACAGTTggctttgcatgttttagctcAAAACCTACAAATCACATAGACTGTCATTACTGCTGAATTGTCCTCTCGAACAGGTTTAAGCTGACATTCAAAGtgtactgaaatgaactgaaaccactGTCTGTTAGAAGGTTGAACATCTGTCTAAAACAaagtgcatgcatgcacacaccaaGCCAGATGACCATCTGCTCTGATCACTGTCCATACTGGTTCCCTGTGGGGGCCGAGTTTACCCATCCTACAAGAGGACTAACACCTCTGAAACAcgcacatttactgtacatccttcacacacacacaaacacacacacacacacaccaccagtGTCCAACTGCCACTTTGTATGGGAACAAAAGTTGCAGTGTAGTCTTAcagctgccacagcagcagGATTACCAGAAGCTGAGAGGCAGCCAAATAGTTCTTAAGGCAGTCAGCATATTGTCTTATCTATTTTTTATGGGGTTTCTCTCCTCTATTAGCCATTTtcaaggttaaaaaataaaataaaataaaatacactgttCAAAGGCTCCTAtttatgttgaaaataatatacGGTTGATAAATTAGCCGAAGTGAACAGTACATTTCGAAATCCATCAGCCCTATTGGGTAAAAACTTTGCTTGCTGAGGTGTGTTCAACTTGAAATTGTGTTTCAGATAAATTAGTGACCATGTGTAGATTTATGTTTGGGATTAAACACCTGCAAACAGTAAGGAAAAGGATGTCAACTATAATGTCAATACTTAAAATGCCTGCCCCTATAACCATGTGCTGAAACTGTTCTACATTtactaataatacattttattaataatgtaataaaataagtGTAACCATTTGCAACTGCCCGAGGTAAAATACCAAAAAACTCCACCCAATGTCCATGTACTAGCTTTTTTGAGCTCTCAATGACCCCTCACAGTTTTCAGCTGGCATggggtcaactgaatgagatgcataaAGAGGTGTGTATGCGGATcgtctacagaaagtagctaaggtttgtttaaaaagttgccaggtgcttttgtgaagaaaagtcactaaaggggtgtgaaaagtctcTATATTTAGCAACAAAGGTTCTAAGTTGGTCACTGCCTATAAATGCCCCcatgatgatgtaatagaaactgtttgtgccaattcattttgaaagaggaaCGGCAAAgggggaaactccaacactcggccagccaaccaatggtgtaactttagTACTCAGTCATgcggcattcggctgaccaatggtgtaacttcatcactcactcactttcgcatttatagggctggccccgctgttgcagtccagcaaaaacagaaactgtaacAGCTGGCCTGTCTCTCTTTAAAAGGTAAtgaaatccacctaccagcacctctaaagcttactAACTAATAGACCTTTTCCATGGCATACATTTTAACATATCAAAgccaggaaaagcacaggtgtgacTATTAACATTAATCGTCACTGCATTCTATTTAGTTGTGCATGTTTCAGAGCCCTGATACTGTGAATGCTGGCTCATTGTCATGCCTTACTGGAAAACCTAAATGGAACAGAACGATTATTAGTGTTAATAGTTATGACTTGGTTTTCCTGCTaggacaagtcaaaatgtttgcagtCTATTAAACCATAACATCTAGCTTGTTTAATCAGaagaagtgtaaaaacaacaattttcaaTTAACAAAAATCCTGGTTTTAACTTCCCAAATGTTTgaatttactgttgttttttgtcttataTAATAGTAAACTGCATCTCTTTGCATTTTAGACTGAgggtttgacaaaacaagcagtatGAAAATACCACCTTGGGCTTTGAGAAACTGGGATTAGCATTTTTTCACTATGTTCTTACATTTCATGGACCAAACAATCAGCAGAGTAATCAGTAATAAACATTACTCATTAGTTGTGACCCTAAAAATCCAGGAAATGTAGAAACGTGGAGCAGAGGTAACTGTGCTTTGGATCATTTTGTAAGTAGGCTCAGTTTTAGGTCTGTGTGCGCTTTTTAGTCACAAGGAAATCTGCCTCTCT from Xiphias gladius isolate SHS-SW01 ecotype Sanya breed wild chromosome 2, ASM1685928v1, whole genome shotgun sequence includes:
- the aebp2 gene encoding zinc finger protein AEBP2 — protein: MAQMTSEEAEQDSQPTSDQNGTGETAETGTDEQAVPDLKKGPGDNNENRAGMDVNSGRGASEEHGDNPSRVLDADKESAPPTEKTDSDEGEPGGKLSEPGKSPVQGSLASSIDSAQEGSRVLKQEQREAKNVSSSLPTDRTKTAEKAEHGTKRRASVELTSSDGEPLSRMDSEDSISSTLMDMESTASSGRSTPAMLNGHSGGAVSGSSLVPAGGKSLSYTCCWDHCQLLFPSSPDLAEHIRATHVDGQRGGVFVCLWKGCKVYNTPSTSQSWLQRHMLTHSGDKPFKCVVGGCNATFASQGGLARHVPTHFSSQSSSKVSNQGKVKEESPSKAGLNKRRKLKNKHRRSLPRPHDFFDAQTMDAIRHRAICLNLATHIESLGNGHSVVFHSTVIARRKEDSGKVKVLLHWTPEDILPDVWVNESDRLQQKTKVVHLSKLPTDTAVLLDPNIYRMFF